Proteins from a genomic interval of Leptospira bandrabouensis:
- a CDS encoding ribosomal-processing cysteine protease Prp, giving the protein MIYSKILKDLGGKIAGIQLEGHSPKDLGSKGENLLCAGVSTLVQSAHSYLASQDSLETEEKREGYLRFLVKKDQRAGYQSLLSMVAFGLESLKNSHSAAISIHDEIIKG; this is encoded by the coding sequence TTGATTTATAGTAAAATTTTAAAAGATTTAGGAGGGAAAATCGCAGGAATCCAACTGGAAGGACATTCTCCCAAGGACCTAGGTTCGAAAGGCGAAAATCTTTTGTGTGCAGGAGTCTCTACTCTGGTTCAGAGTGCTCACTCGTATTTGGCATCACAAGACAGTTTGGAAACGGAAGAAAAACGAGAAGGATACCTAAGGTTTTTAGTGAAAAAGGACCAAAGAGCTGGCTACCAAAGCCTACTTTCGATGGTTGCTTTTGGTTTAGAATCTTTGAAAAACTCTCATTCCGCAGCGATTTCCATCCACGACGAAATAATAAAGGGGTAA
- the rpmA gene encoding 50S ribosomal protein L27 produces MATKKGGGSTKNGRDSVSKRLGVKVYGGQQAIAGNIIVRQRGTEYKPGKNVGIGRDHTLYALVDGVVTFEHVTRERQQISVYPKV; encoded by the coding sequence ATGGCTACAAAGAAAGGTGGTGGATCCACAAAGAACGGTCGTGATTCGGTATCGAAAAGACTTGGTGTAAAAGTTTACGGTGGCCAACAAGCCATTGCTGGGAACATTATTGTTCGCCAAAGAGGAACTGAATACAAACCAGGAAAAAACGTAGGGATTGGTCGTGACCATACTCTGTATGCACTCGTTGACGGTGTTGTAACTTTCGAACACGTAACTAGAGAAAGACAACAAATCTCCGTTTACCCGAAAGTATAA